One Sulfolobus sp. S-194 DNA segment encodes these proteins:
- a CDS encoding 3-hydroxyacyl-CoA dehydrogenase: MMIKKIVVVGAGTMGHGIAEVAALSGFKVGLIDISWDFLNRAKDRITESVTRLYEKGQIKEKVEDILGRIEFNTSYDIAKDADFAIEAVPENLELKKNIFKSLDEITPSHTILATNTSSIPISDIAEATRRKDKVIGMHFFNPPVIMKLVEVIPSKYTSDEATNLTIELAKRMNKIPVKLKYEIPGFVSNRIFIRLLQEACREVENGEGSIEEVDSAARNKLKLPMGLFELADYVGLDVVVDIWNVLVTRGTLDVKCSLYKNKVFEKSLGVKSGKGFYNYPAPGKYMKAQLPSESKVDPAKLISLAVNEASWMIENEIVSAKDIDTVMIYGFNFPKGLLEMADELGLDNVYKYLKDIYAKGYDAYRPTKLLEKMIKEGKLGKKSGEGFYKY, from the coding sequence TTGATGATAAAAAAGATTGTAGTTGTAGGAGCCGGAACTATGGGACATGGTATAGCAGAAGTTGCCGCCCTTAGTGGTTTTAAAGTAGGTTTAATAGATATATCATGGGATTTTCTTAATAGAGCTAAAGATAGGATAACGGAATCAGTAACAAGATTGTATGAAAAGGGGCAAATTAAAGAAAAAGTAGAAGATATCCTAGGAAGAATAGAGTTTAATACTTCTTATGATATTGCCAAAGATGCAGATTTTGCAATTGAAGCAGTACCAGAAAATTTAGAATTAAAGAAAAATATATTTAAATCATTAGATGAGATTACACCATCTCATACTATATTAGCTACGAATACATCTTCTATACCAATATCAGACATTGCTGAAGCAACTAGAAGGAAAGATAAAGTAATAGGAATGCACTTCTTTAACCCTCCAGTTATAATGAAATTAGTTGAAGTTATACCAAGTAAATATACGTCTGATGAAGCAACTAATTTAACTATAGAACTAGCAAAAAGAATGAATAAAATACCAGTTAAGTTAAAGTATGAAATACCGGGATTTGTAAGCAATAGAATATTCATTAGACTTCTCCAAGAAGCATGTAGAGAGGTAGAAAATGGAGAAGGAAGCATTGAGGAAGTAGATAGTGCAGCAAGAAATAAATTAAAATTGCCTATGGGATTGTTTGAATTAGCCGATTACGTAGGCTTAGATGTAGTAGTAGATATTTGGAACGTCTTAGTTACTAGAGGAACGCTAGACGTAAAATGTAGTTTATATAAGAATAAAGTATTTGAAAAAAGTTTAGGAGTAAAAAGCGGTAAAGGATTTTACAATTATCCGGCACCAGGTAAGTATATGAAAGCACAACTACCTAGTGAAAGCAAGGTAGACCCGGCAAAACTAATTTCCTTAGCAGTTAATGAAGCTAGCTGGATGATAGAAAATGAAATAGTTAGTGCTAAGGATATAGATACTGTAATGATCTATGGATTCAATTTCCCTAAAGGACTTCTTGAAATGGCTGATGAACTTGGGTTAGATAACGTGTATAAATATCTAAAAGATATTTATGCTAAAGGATACGATGCATATAGACCGACTAAGCTTTTAGAAAAAATGATAAAAGAAGGCAAACTAGGCAAGAAGTCTGGAGAAGGCTTTTACAAGTATTAA